Within the Glycine soja cultivar W05 chromosome 3, ASM419377v2, whole genome shotgun sequence genome, the region ttgcttaaaattggacatatataaattatgagaATAGTCAAAGTCCTTGTGGACTCAACACTCAGTCTTAccgttttaaattattaattgggCGAATTGGTACACTCTCCAATGAGTTAACAAAGACTTGAAGAGAAGATACATGATCTCTAAAGAAAGAGTTGTCTCCTTCCTTGAATTTCTGTGAGATTATGTTTGTTGGTGAAAACAAGTACGAAATTTACCATCAACAGAAATACATACTTACGGGTGTTTcatatattgttatatatttttcactAGTAAGTGCATACTTTACtatataatgttatatatatttttatatattttaagtttcaaaaataatttaacacattaatgataCATGATACATATGTTCAACTCTACATTTTATTACATCCAAACAATTGGAAATCCAACCAAGACAAGACAAACCTAGGACTTACACCTAGTATATCATTCAATAATTTGCAACATCATGTGCAACATGAATTATCATTCTACCCTCAAAATCGTTTTTAACCATACACAAGAAATACTTAAAGAATTTCATAGAGATGCTATCACTAATTGCTAGtaataatatttagtttttgattatatatatatatatatatatatatatatatatatatatatatatatatatataaattataacaatcataataataacaacaatgatgatgataaaaataataataataattttaatatttgggtTTGATGCAAATTGATgcgtaaaatatgtttgttaaGGGAAAGTGCATCTTACATGTAGTTACAGTGGACTTAAGtttgtatattgtatcaaaaaGACTAGTGACCTTTTCTCCAATCCATTTAGCTAGTCTCTTGTAGGCGCCTAATtttagaaaactaaaattatatttgccCAAACATATATGTGTGATTGCATATGCATGTTGTataaaggttttgatgatgccaaagattaaAGCAATTCAAAGTTTACTACAAGTTCAAGTCAATATCAAGAGATCAAGAGAAAAGATTACGTTAGtccattatttgttaaaagaatctcttaaTGGTTGAAAAGGTTTAGccttaaaaataactaaaaataattgtgtaatcgattaccaaagatctgtaatcgattaccagtgagaaaatttcaaaaataactctgaaaagtcacatcccTTTATGAGTTTTTGAAAAGTcaccaaaggtctatatatatatgtgaattGTGTTCGAAaatctttagagtttttccaaAACTTCtttgtcttattctctcaaaaataaacctttggtcaaacacttgcaaatcaatttaggattcttttaagtttttcaatTTGTATTATACTTCtctagaaaagagaaaaacttttGTACTTCAAAAAGAAAACTATTGTTGTGATCAAGAGGTAGTGAGtctcttgatttgtgagtttttCTGAATACAAGAGAAAGGTATCTCTAGGTGGTTTagaagttgtaaaggaatttacaagaatagtagaaatctcaagtgggttgcttgagaactggacgtaggcacaggaagtggtcGAACTAGTATAAACTGAATTTGTaattctctcttttcttaattatctcatttacattattgcaatttaattttgttttgcgCATTTAAAGAGTGTCAATTAAATTGTTCATTACTTCTTATTctgcatatatcatttaaagagagaattaaaatttgttaaggggaaattttgaaacttaattcaccccgtcttaagttattgatgccacttgtttaacaatatgttatcaattaaaataaattaatttttttaataaaaatatgaaaataattatataactaataaaaccaaaaaaagaagaaaataatcaaCATATTATCGACAACTactattatcatattattaacataaaaaatatcaacatattattaacaactattttaaattaatatgaaaataattatataactaaaaaaaatagtaagaaagtaatgaaaaaaaattaagatattataAACTAATCCAATATATTAAAACTACTATTTTGACTGATCAACATAAGagacaacaaaaaatttcatattattaacAAGAGTGTGCATCAAGTTGTCAATCCATAATTTatagaataatttattaaagCAAACTACGAATGAATATGGTTTAAGCAGATACTAACATAAGTTTACAAAACTTAACAAaatgcatgcattttctttacTCTATAAATATGAAAGCCTATTTTAAAAGGCAGTAATAAAATTACTAAGAACTACACCATTCAAAATAGTGCCGCGTTGTATGACATaagaataacaattttttaaagggatttaattatttaagagaataattttttattatttccaagAGTAACAAAACAACACTCCTtacttttcctcttctttttttttccatttcattttcataGACCAAAAAACCAACTTATGCAATTCATAGCACTTATTTTTCTCACTTGATAAGTTTAGCAACGAGTAGGCTAATGCTAAACAAAGCTTCGTtacttttttaaacaaaaaagaaacacattttatatatatatatatatgtgtgatttATACCGGTAGGTTATTTTGTATTCATATGTGCTCCATTGAATATAAATACAGAATAGTCATTGCTGAAATGCACAAAAAAAGAACACAAATATATTTCCCTACTTCCCTACACAATACAAAAGAGTTCATAAAGGGCCAATACCTATTAACACCTTTATTCCAACCTTGTCTGAGCCCAGACAAAAGCTTGCAAAATTGCCCTTCACAACCAAATATCACTAGCATATCTTTATATGCCCCAATACTCATACTCACCGACCCGAAGTCACAAAATTCACAAGTGCCAAAATTCTTTCAATCAATTCTTTATGtattaggaaaaaaatttgGAGGACCATGGCTCTCCCTATCCCTTCTAAGATTGATTCCTCCTTGAGCACGATGGATCAAATCGACGATAttatttcctttccttttttcctaATAAGCTATATTTGCCATTCCAATGTCCAAGGGAAGGCTAAAAATAATatccaaagaagagaaaatccAAGTTATCTATCAAAACAAGAGAAGGAATCACGTTCTTCTTTCAAAACATATAGGGGAGGACTAGAGGAGCATAAGCTGAAACCTCACAAACCTGTTAAAACATAAGGTTGTTTTTGTTATGTTGTAATTCCGCCCGGGAACATCTTATAGAGATGCAAGTTGTATGTGGATTTAAGGGGTTTGTTTTCTTCATAAGATGATGTATGCCTCGAGAGTGGCTTTCTATTGGGGTGTAATGATTCTTTTGGTTGGGTTGGGTGTGGGGCTACACTTAAGTGCAGACTCTATAATTTGCCTATGCTCCCAAACTTTTGCACAACTTATACGTACCCAAGTGATCTAAGTACCCATGTGATctcgttattttttttttggataaatgttaattgttaatttttttaatagaagagATATCTTAACATTTTCCCGTACATTCTAAGTATGCTATCTGCTATTCCAATTTCCAAGGGCTAAAAATCATATCCATAGTCCAGAAAATACAAGTTATCTTTCAAAACAAGATTAGGAATcacgttttttttcttaaaaaaggaGAAGTTTGCagtgataaaaaaatcttatctgAGAACCCTATAGACCCACATTGAGCTGGACAACTTGTACACATTGATTCTGCTTAGCAATAATGATTGCTAATCGACAAGTCTCCCATTGTACGTATTGTGATCACCTTTTTGTCTTATCAGCTTCTCTGTGGACTGTCATATTAGTCCAACATAATGTGTTGATTTgtttagtataattttaataattattatattatttttatttatttaatcgttaaattatatttacatattaataaaattgtatgtgtcaaatttcattaaaattaaacgataacaaaaaaaaataaaatgattgataatttaatatattttaaaatttttatattacagTAATTTTAATGTATATCAATGAgataataaatgattttaaaataatataaaattctacatatgtaaaagaaaatgtgtgtgTGACACTATTACTTACAGTGTAGATGGATTTAATGGGATAATGAAAGTTGGATTCGAGCTGTCAAACTATGTATAGATTTATATGGATATAAAGTATGTTTATAGTCTTTGTTCTTTCAATAAAATTTGGTACTAATGTCTTAGAGTTATAATCTCTAAGATAATCAttctcaaattcaaatgacaactTCTTGTGATTCAATTTTATTGTTCAATtgagatttttttgtttgtactGGGCGCAACTTTACCTACTAGTGCCTCAGATTTTTATACAGTCGGCAAGCTTATGCCCCTATATAAAGATCGTATGATTCTAATGTGATATTCACCACAGACTGTTTTTCTTCCACCTCTTGGTCATAGGCCAAAATGGTGTCACCACATCTAATTCTATGCATAACTCTTCCCATGCTTTTGTTATTCCTCTTCCAATATCGCAGAGCGTTCAAGAACTCAACCCTTCCACCTGGTCCTAGAGGCCTTCCCATAATAGGGAATCTTCATCAGCTACATAGTTCTTCTCTTTATCTACAACTATGGCAACTCTCAAAGAAATACGGTCCTCTATTTTCTCTTCAATTAGGTTTAAGACCAGCCATAGTTGTTTCCTCCCATAAATTGGCCAGAGAGGCATTGAAAGACAACGACCTTGAGTTTAGTGGACGACCTAAATTACTTGGCCAGCAGAAACTGTCCTACAATGGGTTAGAGATGATATTTTCCCCATATGGTGAGTTTTGGAGAGAAATTAGAAAAATTTGTGTTGTCCATGTCCTTAGCTCAAGACGTGTCTCAAGATTTTCCTCAATAAGAAACTTTGAGGTCAAGCAAATGATTAAAAGAATATCCTTGCACGCCTCATCTTCCAAAGTTACAAATTTGAATGAAGTGCTAATGTCTCTTACTAGCACTGTTATATGTAGAATTGCCTTTGGGAGAAGCTATGAAGATGAAGAAACCGAAAGGAGTAAGTTCCATGGTATGCTAAATGAGTGTCAAGCCATGTGGGGAACCTTGTTTATCTCAGATTATATTCCTTTCTTGGGTTGGATTGATAAACTGAGGGGACTGCATGCACGTCTTGAACGGAATTTCAAGGAGTTGGATGAGTTCTACCAAGAAGTTATTGATGAACACATGAATCCTAATAGAAAGACCACAAAGAATGAGGATATAACAGATGTGTTGCTTCAACTGAAGAAGCAGCGTTTGTATTCCATAGATCTCACAAATGATCACATCAAAGCGGTGCTCATGGTTTGTATTCTTTCCCTTTCCGGCCTTTACATTTAGGACATGTttgttatagtttttattttttgactaaAGGATCTAACTCAATTGGGtgaaagtaaaatatatgaattattataaacattttaGTATTCATCTTCAATTcctacatttaaaaaattttagtTTGTAAAATCTTCATGCCACAATATATGACTCATCATCCAATTTAAGGTTTTAGCATGAGAGCTGAACTAATTtattacaaactacaaagtaaaaaagtaaaagtttTTCCTCACAAAGGCAAGAcatccaatttttatatttttttcaaaatctgtTTTTGACAAATTATGAACTGCTGATTTCCTTCTGCAGGACATGCTTGTGGCAGCAACGGATACAACTGCAGCCACAACAGTGTGGGCTATGACTGCTCTACTAAAGAATCCAAGAGTAATGAAGAAAGTTCAAGAAGAAATTAGGACTTTGGGAGGTAAAAAAGATTTTCTAGATGAAGATGATATTCAGAAATTTCCCTATTTCAAGGCTGTGATAAAAGAGACACTGAGACTGTATCTACCAGCACCGTTGCTGGTGCAAAGAGAAACAAATGAAGCATGTATTATAGATTGTTATGAAATTCCAGCAAAAACAATAGTCTATGTGAATGCTTGGGCTATCCATAGAGACCCTAAGGCTTGGAAAGACCCAGATGAGTTTTTACCCGAGAGGTTCTTAGATAATACTATAGATTTTCGAGGTCAAGATTTTGAGTTAATTCCATTTGGTGCTGGTCGTAGAATATGCCCTGGCATGCCTATGGCAATTGCTTCATTGGATCTTATTCTTGCTAatcttttaaattcatttgattGGGAATTGCCAGCAGGAATGACAAAAGAAGACATTGACACTGAAATGTTGCCAGGACTTACTCAGCATAAGAAGAACCCTCTTTATGTTTTGGCCAAGTCTAGAATccaaaattatgattaattaaaaatgtactGATTCTGTTTGTACCCTGCCCATAAGAATATAAGATAGGTAAATAAGGGTAGGTCGATGTTATCTCTTAGTGCACTCTACTTTTACCCTTTTCATTGTGTGGTTCCTTTCCGTATTACTTTTTCCCTCTTGTACGTCTTCATTATCTATCTCTCTTACAAAAGTAGGTCTTCTTTTTAATGACAAGCTTTGTATAttccatttatatatttattataactgAATCGATTGCAGGTCCAGTTGTAGGTTGAACCGGTTGGACCGATTAATTTGGTTTGAATTTAATAACACTATAGGTGATGTGCCACTAGGTAAATTCAATGGCGAACCCACATAGGAAGAAGGAGAATTGTAATGTTGAACTATTTATTGGTATAACCTGTGCGTCCATCATATAGAAATCATCTAGAGATGGTGATGGTGGGGGCAAGTGTAACTCTCTCGTAGCCAAGTGTAAGGGAAACTAACACAAGTATCAATGTCGAACTAACACAAGTATCCAAAAATGCATCAAGAATaacataaattaagaaaactaaAGGTGACGTGCCCTTTGAAAATGTCCTCTCCAGAAAGATCATTATGTTTCCACTGTCCAACCGGGCTATGCTGCAAATGGATCCTACCATAACTGGGAAGTCTATCATCTTCGATTGACCATAATAGCCTACCAGAacacattcaaaataaaatatgaagagTTAGTTGAGTTATTTTCCAAGTCACTATCACAAAAGTTTCATATATTAGGATTACCTAGGTCATCATTCACACATAAAAGAAATTAGTATGACATAGGTAATCCTTTAATAATCACGACcgtgtttcattttttaagcaGAATTCGGCAAATGTTGGCTCTCAAGCAAGCGCTGGGTGCTTCTTTAAGCATGATCATGCTTTAGGCTCTGGAGTCCAAATCCAACTCTTTTAAGATTCTTTCAACTTTTTTGAAGATCTGATATTTCCTACACCAAAAGTAGtagttatagataaaaaaaaaaggataaatgatCATATTTGGTCAATGAATGTGTAAAAGAGTAATACTTTGCTTACTGAACAATTGAAAATTCtgatttagtaaataaatataaaaaatgaaataatttcattttgtatATAACTTAAggataaattatttcttaacggtagaataaaattgtaacattttatacatttaggaattaaacaattttttttaatttttcaggaaaaaaattatctttggaTTACACATTCAAAGACCAAAACACACAATAAATACCATGAGGAAGCAAAAATAACTATAGAAGTAGAGTAATAACACcacattttttatgtaaaaaaattctcaatgtgacaaaggaaaaattacaaaaattagaacatgttttgaaaaaaaaaatttccccatttccactatttttcttccattttatttgtttataaaaaaaatataaaatgtttagAAATCCTAGCTAGCttaaatttggaaaaaaaattttttatcaaaaataagttgtttttaaAAAGCTGAAAATTTGTATtctatgattatttttaactgttttttttcaactttttttatacTCTTTTACTATATAAAACTTGATTTTGTTAATGCacctatttttatcttattcgGCAACTGATGCCACGTTTCTGCACTAGGTCCTTCACACCAAAAATAGATAAGAATAACATggcatttttttcttaacaagaTGAGATTTCGGTACATGAAGGCAGACACTCTAAAAGCTAGACACGTATTTTGAGTGCATGAAAAATGATACACATATAAATGCCGCGCACCGCCAAACATAGTTCAACTACGGTTATTTTCTGAATTCattgttaaaacaaaaattgaaacgATTGTCTTTATCACTTTTTCGGTTTCGAAAAAGTTCAGACGAATTGGATCGTTGTTGGAACTTATTAGATTTCGGATATATCTCAAAGTTAGaaaatatctataaaaatatttatagattgTGCATCAATTGTCCTCTTCATCACACTAGAACAGCTGAACTCATACATATTCTGTACAGGAAAACTATATATACATGATAAGCAAACAgttcactacaagatcaaggccAGATATAATCCGCATAACATCAACATGCCCTTATTTACCTATATATACCTTATACTTATGGGCGGGTTTCAAACTGTACaataataattacattttattaaacAAACTTTTAGATACGACACTTGGCCAAAACATATAGAGGATTCTTCTTATGCTGAGTGATTCCTGGTAACATCTCAGTGTCAATGTCTTCTTCTCTCATTCTTTCAGGCAATTCCCAATCAAACGAATTAAGAAGATTAGCAAGAATAAGATCCAATGAGGCAATTGCCATATGCATGCCAGGGCAAATTCTACGACCAGCACCAAATGGAATTAACTCAAAATCTTTCCCTCGTAAATCTATAGTGATGTCCAAGAACCTCTCAGGTGAAAACTCTTCAGGGTCTTTCCAAGCCTTAGGGTCTCTATGGATAGCCCAAGCATTCACATAGATTATTGTTTTTGCTGGAATTTCATAACCATCTATAATACATGCTTCATTTGTTTCTCTTTGCACCAGCAACGGTGCTGGTAGATACAGTCTCAGTGTCTCTTTTATCACAGCCTTGAAATAGGGAAATTTCTGAATATCATCTTCATCTAGAAAATCTTTTTTACCTCCCAAAGTCCTAATTTCTTCTTGAACTTTCTTCATTACTCTTGGGTTCTTTAGTAGAGCAGTCATAGCCCACACTGTTGTGGCTGCAGTTGTATCCGTTGCAGCTACAAGCATGTTCTGCAGAAAGAAATCAGCTGTTTATAATTGGTTGAGAATagattttgacaaaaataacttttaattggaCTTTTCATTGTGAGAATAGACTTTCTCATTTtccttttattgttttaaattaattttatcacgTAGATTTTGCActagtttataataaaaatagcaataataaaaaatgaactgCATTCTTAGAGGAAATTGATGCTAGCTgtttatcaatcaattgaaGATCGATAGACTATGAATTGGCCATTATTTTTGTCCATTCTCAACTATAGACGTTTGTATATATTATAGATTatagattttaaattatagatactggtataaattagaaaatagtCTTTGAAGGTCTGGCCTTTATTCGATCGATGAACGCACGGAACGTACtatttgaattaagatatttttctcTCAGATAAATTAGTGTATGACTCGAGACTATTATGATCTTAATCTctaaaattatatgttaaaaagatttcaaattttttttgtacaCATCACATGAAAATTAACCGTGactataataattttagatcatataataatttatttcttcctAGCTGTAATCTATATATAATAGTATAAGAATGATGCATGTGTTACAAATATGTCACTTTGTTACTGAAATAAGATTATATATGTCTGGATAAACTTTTCTACAAATGTGTTTATaggtaagaaaaagaaagataaaataaattaaatttcttttaaaaattaacattacttcaagaataaattaaaacaaatttttgaaaaattaaatgaatttttttttacaaattaatttaaattataattcattTGATTCCTATATTAACACAATGATTAAAAGGGATGGTTCTCATGTGTAAGGGAAAAGTAAAGTTTGTCCAACTGagaattaaatgaataatttttcctacataaattaattttaaattattgaacaaatttaatatttttctttttttttttttccaatggtTATTAGAAATTTATCTACAATTATAACCAAGATAAATTAAATGTGATCATTTGTGAGATCTATGGATAACGAACCCTGCTTCTTCAGTCGAAGCAAGACATCTACTATATCCTCGTACTCTGGAATCTTTCTATTGGGATCCATGTGTTCACCAATGACTTCTTGGTAGAGCTTATCTGACTCCTTGAAAATCCTTTCAAGACGTGCATGAAGTCCCCTCAGTTTATCAATCCAACCTAAGAAAGGAATATAATCTGAGAAAAAGAAGGTTCCCCACATGGCTTGACACTCATTTAGCATCCCATGGAACCTACTCCTTTCGGTTCCTTCATCTTCATAGCTTCTCCCAAAGGCAATTCTACATATGATAGTGCTAGTAAGAGACATCACCACTTCATTCAAATTTGTAACCTTTGACGATGAAGCATGCTCGGATATTTTCTTAATCATCTGCTTGACCTCAAACTGTCTTATTGAGGAAAACATTGGAACACGTCTTGAGCTAAGGACATGGACAACAcaaatctttttaatttctctccAAATGTCACCGTATGTGGAAAATGCGATCTCTAACCCTTTGTAGGACAATTTCTGATGGGAAAGTAATTTAGGTCTTCCACAACACTCAAGGTCATGGTCTTTCAATACTTCTTTGGCCAATTTAGGGGATGAAACAACTATGGCTGGTCTTAAACCTAATTGAAGGGAGAATAGAGGACCGTATTTCTTTGAGAGTTGCCATAGTTGCAGATAAAGAGCAGAACTATCTAGCTGATGGAGATTCCCTATTATGGGAAGGCCTATAGGACCAGATGGTGGAAGGGGTGGCTTCTTGAAGGTTTTGCGGCtttggaagaagaaaaacaaaagcaaaggaAGAGAAAAGCATAGAATTAGAAGTGGTGACACCATTGTGACATATAATCAAGAGGTGGAAGAAAAAAATCTGAAGTGAATCTTAGAATTATAAGACCTTATATAGGTGCATAACTGCATAAGCATTTAATTACgagaatttcatatatataaaccCCCGATAGCATTTGGTAAATATAAATAGAGAATAAGTCTAGTGAACCTTaaatagaataattaaaaaggtcccatttaattttttttttatccattaaaatatgaagattaatttatataaaacatgATTGATTTTTATACTACTAGAAAAAATGGATTTGACATCGatatgttaacattgattttttttcaaaaattaatgttaagaaAAACATGGTGATATATTCGTAAATAACATAagtttgttaacatcagtttaatataaattcattaactttgatttttcaaaaatcaatattatGCTTTAATGTTTacatcaattttcaaaaaaGTTGACgttatatttatcttatttagaatttgtttttcctcttctctcactcactcactccgAGTCTCTCTCTCTGTAGTGCTTCAAATCCTCTAATCCTCACTCTCACTCTAGCTCTCACTCTCACTATCACTCTCCGCAACCTCAAATCCTCAACTCTGTGGTGGAACTTCTCAACTCTCACTCGCACTCACTCTTAACTCTCACAAAAGGTTAGCCATTTGAAATCTttacttttttctccttctcgcACTACCATTTAAGATCCTTCCTCTCATTCTCACGAATCGTTTCCTTTCTAATTCTAATAGGAAACTATCCAAGGAGAAAGAGATTTCAAGAAAAGATTGGTGAGAGACTAAATTCTCTCatggaggaaaaagaaaaagaagaagcgaAGCTCATTTATTTTAGTCAACTCttagaataagatttatttttatttttaattacattttttggcCTATTTTTGAACTTGTAATGGAGTGCTacctttttaatgttattttcacatcttttaattattagattaattattGGATCTTGGGCCTAATTTAGGATTATTAGTAGGAGTTATAATGAGACTCCTTAAATACTTTGCTGGcagtttttgataaaatttttgtATTAGACACAGTTGAGATCATGTCTCCCGGTTCTTGTATGAAACATTAGgttcttatcaaagaattttATTCTTTGTGGTGAATCATCCTCAACTTATCAATCTTCTAAAATTGTGGCGTTATTcttttcatcttcttctctaATTCCGCTGTATCCTTTTATTTTACGTAATTTCAGAGAATGTCAAATAGGTTCCCCAGTTAATGCTAAAAATTGGATCCACAAATCAGGGTTTCATCACTTTCTCTCCCATCCTTCGTCTCCTCTCACGAAACGGAAGCCTCTATCAGACTTAGCTTGCCTGATAACTCtttgtatatatattcttaggggttaaaattaaaatagtgttttgatacttgttttgttttccatattgttatttatattgaTGAGGGAACCAATCTTGGTGAAAATGTGGGAGATATATGCCATGGTTAGTTTTGTGAAATTAAGTTGCTTACAATGTGTTTAACGAAATGCCCTTGAATGCATTCTCTCGTTAGTCATTTAAATTATGAGCTATCATGAATTTTAGTTTAAAGTTCATTTAAATTATGCTACTTGTTACagactttaatttaaattatgctAA harbors:
- the LOC114405916 gene encoding cytochrome P450 83B1-like; its protein translation is MVSPHLILCITLPMLLLFLFQYRRAFKNSTLPPGPRGLPIIGNLHQLHSSSLYLQLWQLSKKYGPLFSLQLGLRPAIVVSSHKLAREALKDNDLEFSGRPKLLGQQKLSYNGLEMIFSPYGEFWREIRKICVVHVLSSRRVSRFSSIRNFEVKQMIKRISLHASSSKVTNLNEVLMSLTSTVICRIAFGRSYEDEETERSKFHGMLNECQAMWGTLFISDYIPFLGWIDKLRGLHARLERNFKELDEFYQEVIDEHMNPNRKTTKNEDITDVLLQLKKQRLYSIDLTNDHIKAVLMDMLVAATDTTAATTVWAMTALLKNPRVMKKVQEEIRTLGGKKDFLDEDDIQKFPYFKAVIKETLRLYLPAPLLVQRETNEACIIDCYEIPAKTIVYVNAWAIHRDPKAWKDPDEFLPERFLDNTIDFRGQDFELIPFGAGRRICPGMPMAIASLDLILANLLNSFDWELPAGMTKEDIDTEMLPGLTQHKKNPLYVLAKSRIQNYD